The DNA window TATTTCCATTCATATATCCGCTTTCCATTTAGCGTCTGCATCTGTTGATAGATATGTTGTTGTTTTACCGTATCATATATTTTCAAATAGAAAGATACAATTTGTGATCGTATCTGTCCTCTTAAATATTGTTCATACGAATTTCGCAAAGGATAATCCATTTCTTCCAGATGCCAGATTTTTCTATCCGCCAAGAACTTTTTCAATTTGTTAATTCTTGAATCACTTTTTATTCCAAGTGCATCAATTTCTGAATATAGTTCCTGCTTTTTCTTCTCAATATCTACTTCAGATTCTGTTATGCGTTCTGCCTGTTGCAATAAATATATAGGTATTTCTCACACCTCCCTACTCCAGCAGACGTTCCGCCCCATAAATAGCAGTGTGTTGTGCATAAAACTCATTACTTGCTTCTATCAGTTCATCATCCAGCCAGTCCAGATACTTTATAGTCGTATCCAAATGTTTATGCCCCAATGCCTGACTGATCATCTCCAGTTCCCATCCTGCCTGCTTTCGCATATTTGCAAAATAGTGACGTAACATGTGGGGTGTGATTTTAACTCCCGTTTTCTTTTCCATTCGGTCCAACATATCATATACACTGTCCACTCTTAATGGCTTTCCAATGTTCTCACCCATGATATTCACAAACAGGTAATCCTGATGTTGCAGAATTTTCCGATATTTTGCCAGATAATCCATGAGAAATTCAAACGTATCATTACTTATCTTGGCACTTCTGTATTCCGCATTTTTGGCTCTTGCTTCATTTTCATTATCTTCCCGGAAGCATACCCTTATCATGTGATTCCTATAATCAATATCTTTGACATATTTTACTCCCAGTAGTTCCCCGATTCTGTATCCGGTTTCTGCTAACATAAGCAGCAGAAGCTGATCTCTTCGGTTCGTACAGGCCTGTAAAATTGTAATAATCTGATTTTCTTTTGCTGTTCTCCCACGATGTTCCTCTTCCTTCAGATAGGCTTTAAAAGAATGATTCCGCAGTACCTTTTTTACTCCCACCTGATTAACCGCTATAATCTGGTTATACGATAAGGTTTTGAGACTTCCGTACTGTTCATATTCTGCCTCTATAAATAAATAGAACCTGAACACATCTTTTAAGTATGCGTTGCAGGTTCCTTCATTCGGACACTTCTTTTCTCCAGACGTTTGCTCTGTATGGTTTCCGGCTTTAAGCCAGTATAAAAATTCCACAAAGTATTCTGTCTGTTTTTCATAATCTAACTGATAGACTTCTGTGAGTTCCATTTCTTTCTCTGCCATATATTTCATATAATAGCAGATTGAAAATGCTGTGCGTTTCACTGTATTTGGTGAACGTTTACATTTAATCTTATGCATTAGATATTTACTTGGCAGTTCTTCAATGCTCATTGTTTCCAGATTTCTGATGAAAAAATATTTTTCTGTTCCATCTTTTATCGTTTCCACCTTGTATATCATAAGCTGCCTCCTTTCCTCTAACGCTATACACAGTATACCCACTTCATGCCGAAATAGCTATTCATCAATACCAACAATCCCACCGAAAACGCCCTTGAAATACCACCAAACTTTTCGTGCAAAATCTGCTTTTTCTGTAGCAGAACCACGAACGATTACAGGTAGTATTCCACGCCTTTCCGGTTT is part of the Blautia faecicola genome and encodes:
- a CDS encoding tyrosine-type recombinase/integrase, which translates into the protein MIYKVETIKDGTEKYFFIRNLETMSIEELPSKYLMHKIKCKRSPNTVKRTAFSICYYMKYMAEKEMELTEVYQLDYEKQTEYFVEFLYWLKAGNHTEQTSGEKKCPNEGTCNAYLKDVFRFYLFIEAEYEQYGSLKTLSYNQIIAVNQVGVKKVLRNHSFKAYLKEEEHRGRTAKENQIITILQACTNRRDQLLLLMLAETGYRIGELLGVKYVKDIDYRNHMIRVCFREDNENEARAKNAEYRSAKISNDTFEFLMDYLAKYRKILQHQDYLFVNIMGENIGKPLRVDSVYDMLDRMEKKTGVKITPHMLRHYFANMRKQAGWELEMISQALGHKHLDTTIKYLDWLDDELIEASNEFYAQHTAIYGAERLLE